One segment of Clostridium ljungdahlii DSM 13528 DNA contains the following:
- the dpaL gene encoding diaminopropionate ammonia-lyase: MKWIVNNKKDVKAHTPLLSKKNLCEVKTFHESFEQYKKTPLVKLDGLANFLGLSNVFVKDESLRFGLNSFKVLGASYAIGKHLAQKLDKNISELPFSVLKSEKVKSDLGNLTFVATTDGNHGRGVAWMAKQLGYKCIVYMPKGSTQNRLNNIAEFGADVSITDWNYDDAVRFTAKQASKNGWEVIQDTSWEGYTEIPTWIMKGYSTLAQEAIEQLHGTVPTHVFLQAGVGAFASVIASVFVSAFEKNPPKIIIVEPEKADCFYKSCKAGKIEAVTGEMNTIMAGLACGEPNPMGWNILKYCADAFVSVPDWVTARGMRVLGNPLKGDNRIISGESGAVTAGLLSISSEDKYKDLRETLKLDENSNVLLISTEGNTDPKVYRNITWDGDYQSLI, from the coding sequence TTGAAATGGATTGTTAATAATAAAAAAGATGTTAAGGCACATACACCTTTATTAAGTAAAAAAAATTTATGTGAAGTTAAAACTTTTCATGAAAGTTTTGAACAATATAAAAAAACTCCTCTTGTTAAGTTAGATGGATTGGCAAACTTTTTAGGACTATCTAATGTTTTTGTAAAAGATGAATCTCTTCGTTTTGGATTAAATTCATTTAAAGTGCTAGGAGCTTCTTATGCCATCGGAAAACATCTTGCACAAAAATTAGACAAGAATATATCAGAACTTCCTTTTTCAGTACTAAAATCTGAGAAAGTAAAAAGTGATTTAGGGAACCTTACTTTTGTTGCCACTACAGATGGCAATCATGGACGTGGAGTCGCCTGGATGGCAAAACAACTGGGATACAAGTGTATTGTGTACATGCCTAAAGGAAGCACTCAAAACAGATTAAATAACATAGCTGAATTTGGTGCAGATGTCAGTATAACTGATTGGAATTATGATGATGCAGTACGTTTTACAGCTAAGCAAGCTTCTAAAAATGGGTGGGAAGTCATTCAAGATACATCTTGGGAAGGATATACTGAAATTCCTACATGGATCATGAAAGGATATTCTACTTTAGCGCAAGAAGCTATTGAACAGTTACATGGAACTGTTCCAACTCACGTATTTTTACAAGCAGGTGTAGGAGCCTTTGCTTCAGTTATAGCAAGCGTATTTGTTTCTGCATTTGAAAAAAATCCACCAAAAATTATTATCGTAGAACCTGAAAAAGCTGATTGTTTTTATAAATCCTGCAAAGCAGGTAAAATTGAGGCCGTCACAGGAGAAATGAATACGATAATGGCTGGACTTGCCTGTGGTGAACCGAATCCTATGGGTTGGAATATCTTGAAATACTGTGCTGATGCATTTGTGTCAGTTCCTGATTGGGTAACAGCAAGAGGAATGCGTGTCTTAGGAAATCCTCTTAAAGGTGATAATAGAATAATCTCTGGGGAATCAGGAGCTGTAACAGCAGGACTCCTATCCATTTCTTCAGAGGATAAATATAAGGACTTACGTGAAACATTAAAACTTGATGAAAATTCTAACGTTTTACTCATTAGTACAGAAGGAAATACTGATCCAAAGGTATATAGAAACATTACTTGGGATGGTGACTATCAGAGTTTAATATAG